The following proteins come from a genomic window of Synechococcus sp. NB0720_010:
- a CDS encoding type IV pilin protein, whose amino-acid sequence MLVANKPRQHSLLQKGFTLVELMIVVVIVGILSAIALPNFLNQQNKAKAACAKTQVSGFAKEQQVHFAEKSTFAESFQALGYANDFTPSDCSGNYTIKLDNTKIQADPKDTNNGLCVTATLENGSYLMGETKGACPQ is encoded by the coding sequence ATGCTGGTGGCCAACAAACCCCGGCAACACTCCCTCCTTCAAAAGGGCTTCACCTTGGTGGAGCTGATGATCGTGGTTGTGATCGTTGGCATCTTGAGTGCGATCGCACTGCCAAACTTCCTAAACCAGCAGAACAAAGCGAAGGCAGCCTGCGCCAAAACCCAAGTCTCTGGATTTGCCAAAGAGCAACAAGTCCACTTCGCCGAGAAGAGCACTTTTGCCGAAAGCTTCCAAGCACTGGGGTATGCCAACGACTTTACTCCGTCTGACTGCAGTGGGAACTACACAATCAAGCTAGACAACACGAAGATCCAAGCAGATCCAAAAGACACAAACAATGGCTTGTGCGTGACCGCAACACTTGAAAATGGCTCATATCTCATGGGAGAGACCAAAGGAGCTTGCCCGCAATAA
- a CDS encoding type IV pilin protein: MITIVITGILSAIALPVFLNQRHKARAACAQTQVSGIAREQQIFHIQHNKFASTFQELGTEAPNECGGYSKVLLGTGTVNAFPKDLANGYCVWARLESGSYTLNTTKGGCGGG; the protein is encoded by the coding sequence ATGATCACGATCGTGATCACCGGCATCTTGAGCGCAATAGCCCTTCCAGTGTTTCTCAATCAGCGGCATAAAGCGAGGGCGGCCTGTGCCCAGACCCAGGTCTCCGGAATAGCCAGAGAGCAGCAGATATTTCACATCCAGCACAATAAGTTCGCCTCGACCTTCCAGGAGCTCGGCACTGAAGCCCCAAATGAGTGCGGCGGCTACAGCAAAGTTCTACTCGGAACTGGCACCGTGAATGCCTTCCCCAAGGACCTTGCCAACGGCTACTGCGTGTGGGCAAGACTTGAAAGCGGAAGCTACACGCTGAACACCACCAAAGGCGGCTGCGGTGGTGGTTAG
- a CDS encoding ABC transporter permease: MHSLLAWRPQSLAARMARWGVAIVLVYVLMALLTPVLIHLGVLPEVNGGLENPIYAPPSWQHWCGTDRLGRDVCSRTLAGSGVALQVVVVALVSALVIGVPLGMVSGYLGGWLDRVLVLLMDTLYTLPVLLLSVVLAFLLGKGLPNAAAALCVVYIPQYYRVVRNQTAQVKAELYVEAARSLGASPWWILRRYLFRNVITSVPVLLTLNAADAVLVLGGLGFLGLGLPETVPEWGSDLQQALNALPTGVWWTALYPGVAMFVLVLGLSFLGEGLESWLSGSANNLRSEQ, from the coding sequence ATGCACTCCCTTTTGGCCTGGCGCCCGCAGAGCCTCGCCGCGCGGATGGCCCGCTGGGGGGTGGCGATTGTCCTGGTCTATGTCCTGATGGCGCTGCTGACCCCAGTGCTGATTCACCTGGGGGTGTTGCCGGAGGTCAATGGCGGCCTGGAGAACCCGATCTATGCCCCGCCCTCCTGGCAGCACTGGTGCGGCACCGATCGCCTGGGTCGCGATGTCTGTAGCCGCACCCTGGCCGGCAGCGGCGTGGCTCTGCAGGTGGTGGTGGTGGCTCTGGTCTCGGCGCTGGTGATCGGCGTCCCCCTGGGGATGGTCAGCGGTTACCTCGGCGGCTGGCTGGATCGGGTCCTGGTGCTGCTGATGGACACGCTCTACACGCTGCCGGTCCTTTTGCTGTCGGTGGTGCTGGCCTTCCTGCTGGGCAAGGGCCTGCCCAATGCCGCTGCGGCTCTCTGCGTCGTCTACATCCCCCAGTACTACCGGGTGGTGCGCAACCAGACCGCCCAGGTCAAGGCCGAGCTCTACGTCGAGGCCGCCCGCTCCCTCGGAGCGAGTCCCTGGTGGATCTTGCGCCGCTATCTTTTCCGCAACGTCATCACCTCCGTCCCGGTCCTGCTGACCCTGAATGCGGCCGATGCCGTGCTGGTGCTGGGCGGCCTGGGCTTTCTAGGACTGGGACTCCCCGAGACCGTGCCGGAATGGGGCAGTGATCTACAGCAGGCCCTCAACGCCCTGCCCACTGGCGTCTGGTGGACGGCCCTCTACCCCGGTGTCGCGATGTTCGTCCTGGTCCTCGGCCTCTCTTTCCTAGGGGAGGGTCTGGAGAGTTGGCTCAGCGGCAGCGCCAACAACCTGCGCTCTGAGCAGTAG